A genomic stretch from Natronomonas gomsonensis includes:
- the hisG gene encoding ATP phosphoribosyltransferase produces MRIAVPNKGRLHDPALKLLERAGLHVQNGADRKLYADTVDPDVSVLFARAADIPEYVADGAAALGITGLDQTRESNVELVDLLDLEFGRCRLVLASPEEGGVSSPEELTGGTVATEFPNITEAYFEELGISPDIVEVTGATELTPHVDIADAIVDITSTGTTLRMNRLEVIDEVLSSSVRLFANPDVADDPKVQQVKTAFKSVLDANDKRYLMMNVPEDSLEDVEDVIPGMGGPTVMDVAGSDALAVHVVVDERKVFEVIPDLKDAGASDILVTEIERLVP; encoded by the coding sequence ATGCGCATTGCCGTGCCCAACAAGGGCCGTCTCCACGACCCGGCGCTGAAACTGCTCGAACGCGCCGGGTTACACGTCCAGAACGGTGCCGACAGGAAGCTGTACGCCGACACCGTCGACCCCGACGTGTCGGTGCTTTTCGCCCGCGCCGCCGACATCCCCGAGTACGTCGCCGACGGCGCCGCCGCCCTCGGTATCACTGGTCTCGACCAGACGCGGGAATCGAACGTCGAGTTGGTCGATTTGCTGGATTTGGAGTTCGGTCGCTGTCGACTCGTCCTCGCCTCGCCGGAGGAGGGCGGCGTCTCCTCGCCCGAGGAGTTGACCGGCGGCACCGTCGCCACCGAGTTCCCCAACATCACCGAGGCGTACTTCGAAGAGTTGGGCATCTCGCCCGACATCGTGGAGGTGACGGGTGCGACGGAGTTGACGCCACACGTCGACATCGCCGACGCCATCGTCGACATTACCTCGACGGGAACGACGCTGCGGATGAACCGACTCGAAGTCATCGACGAGGTGCTGTCGTCGTCGGTTCGGCTGTTCGCCAACCCCGACGTTGCCGACGACCCGAAGGTCCAGCAGGTCAAGACGGCGTTCAAATCCGTCCTCGACGCCAACGACAAGCGCTATCTGATGATGAACGTCCCCGAGGACTCCCTCGAAGACGTCGAGGACGTGATTCCGGGAATGGGAGGACCGACGGTGATGGACGTGGCCGGCAGCGACGCCCTCGCCGTCCACGTCGTCGTCGACGAGCGGAAGGTGTTCGAGGTCATCCCGGACCTGAAGGACGCCGGCGCCAGCGACATCCTCGTCACCGAAATCGAGCGGCTGGTCCCCTGA
- a CDS encoding amidohydrolase, with translation MSTLQITGGRVLRPNLAVERADVLADRETGRIVEVGDTAVGEETLDAEGCLVVPGLVNTHCHVAMTLLRGYADDKPLDAWLQEDIWPTEAAFDAEDVRAGARLGLVEMLKNGVTTFADMYFHVPEVAAAVEEAGLRARLGHGVVTVGKDDADARADFEEGLAVARELDGAADGRIRTALMPHSLTTVDADLLETYVARAREAGVPVHYHANETEDEVDPIVSERGVRPLEFADDLGMLESGDFIAHAVHVDETEIELLADREVGVAHCPASNMKLASGIAPVQELLDAGVTVGIGTDGPASNNDLDVFDELRDAAMVGKLAAEDASAVPAEAVVRSATERGAELLGFDAGRIQTGALADLAVVDLEAPHLTPEHDLVSHLAYAVRGSDVRHTVVGGEVLVRDREVLSLEEGAVRREAQRHVDAIIQEE, from the coding sequence ATGAGCACGCTCCAGATTACCGGCGGGCGCGTTCTCCGCCCCAACCTGGCCGTCGAACGGGCCGACGTACTGGCCGACCGGGAGACAGGCCGCATCGTCGAGGTGGGCGACACCGCCGTCGGCGAGGAGACGCTGGACGCCGAGGGCTGTCTGGTCGTTCCGGGACTCGTCAACACCCACTGTCACGTCGCCATGACGCTGCTCCGCGGGTACGCCGACGACAAACCGCTCGACGCGTGGCTCCAGGAGGACATCTGGCCGACCGAGGCCGCCTTCGACGCCGAGGACGTTCGAGCGGGCGCGCGACTCGGACTCGTCGAGATGCTGAAAAACGGCGTCACGACGTTCGCGGACATGTACTTCCACGTCCCGGAGGTGGCCGCGGCCGTCGAGGAGGCCGGTCTCCGTGCCCGTCTCGGCCACGGCGTCGTCACCGTCGGGAAGGACGACGCCGACGCTCGCGCGGACTTCGAGGAGGGATTGGCCGTCGCCCGCGAACTCGACGGGGCCGCCGACGGTCGGATTCGAACGGCGCTGATGCCGCACTCGCTGACGACGGTCGACGCCGACCTCTTGGAGACCTACGTCGCCCGCGCACGCGAGGCGGGTGTCCCGGTCCACTACCACGCAAACGAGACCGAAGACGAGGTCGACCCCATCGTTTCCGAACGCGGCGTCCGGCCGCTGGAGTTCGCCGACGACCTCGGAATGCTGGAGTCCGGCGACTTCATCGCCCACGCTGTCCACGTCGATGAGACCGAAATCGAGTTGCTGGCCGACCGAGAGGTCGGCGTCGCCCACTGTCCGGCCTCGAACATGAAACTCGCCAGCGGCATCGCCCCCGTCCAGGAGTTGCTCGATGCGGGCGTCACGGTGGGTATCGGAACCGACGGCCCGGCCTCCAACAACGACCTCGACGTCTTCGACGAACTGCGGGACGCGGCGATGGTCGGCAAACTCGCAGCCGAGGACGCAAGCGCCGTCCCGGCGGAGGCGGTGGTCCGGTCTGCGACCGAACGCGGCGCCGAACTGCTCGGCTTCGACGCCGGGCGCATCCAGACGGGTGCGCTGGCCGACCTCGCTGTCGTCGACCTTGAGGCGCCGCATCTCACGCCCGAACACGACCTCGTGAGCCATCTCGCCTACGCGGTCCGCGGGTCGGACGTGCGACACACCGTCGTCGGCGGGGAGGTACTCGTCCGTGACCGTGAGGTGCTGTCGCTTGAGGAAGGTGCCGTTCGACGGGAGGCCCAGCGACACGTCGACGCTATTATTCAGGAAGAATAA
- a CDS encoding adenosylhomocysteinase produces MSHPTITEQLSDPESARESGRKKIEWARQHMPIMTAVAEEFGTETPLEGEVVAMAMHVEAKTAVLTEVLAEAGAEVAITGCNPLSTHDDVSAALDAVDGVTSYAKREVDDEEYYAAIEATIDHAPTVTVDDGGDLVMAIHENYPELIDSIVGGCEETTTGVHRLRAMDDDGELHYPMFAVNDTPMKRLFDNVHGTGEASLSNIAMTTNLSFAGKNVVVAGYGYCGKGVAMKASGQNAHVIVTEVEPRRALEAHMEGYEVASMAEAAEKGDIFVTTTGNRDVIVEEHFEAMQDGVVLANAGHFNVEIDLDGLDEMAVGRREVRDGVEEFELPDGRRINVLADGRLVNLASPVAMGHPVEVMDQSFGVQAVCVREMVENSDAYDAGVHEVPDDLDREVAEIKLEAEGIEIDELTAEQTEYMDSWQHGT; encoded by the coding sequence ATGAGTCACCCGACGATAACCGAACAGCTCTCGGACCCCGAGAGCGCTCGGGAATCGGGCCGCAAGAAAATCGAGTGGGCCCGACAGCACATGCCCATCATGACCGCCGTCGCCGAGGAGTTCGGCACCGAGACGCCCCTCGAGGGCGAGGTTGTGGCGATGGCGATGCACGTCGAAGCCAAGACGGCCGTCCTGACCGAGGTACTCGCCGAGGCGGGCGCGGAAGTGGCCATCACCGGCTGTAACCCGCTTTCGACCCACGACGACGTGAGCGCCGCACTCGATGCCGTCGACGGCGTCACCTCCTACGCCAAACGCGAGGTCGACGACGAGGAGTACTACGCCGCTATCGAGGCGACCATCGACCACGCCCCGACGGTCACCGTCGACGACGGCGGCGACCTCGTGATGGCCATCCACGAGAACTACCCCGAACTCATCGACTCCATCGTCGGCGGCTGTGAGGAGACGACGACGGGCGTCCACCGCCTGCGCGCGATGGACGACGACGGTGAACTCCACTACCCGATGTTCGCGGTCAACGACACGCCGATGAAGCGACTGTTCGACAACGTCCACGGGACGGGCGAAGCGTCACTGTCGAACATCGCCATGACGACGAACCTCTCGTTTGCGGGCAAGAACGTCGTCGTCGCCGGCTACGGCTACTGCGGGAAGGGCGTCGCGATGAAGGCGTCCGGACAGAACGCCCACGTCATCGTCACCGAAGTCGAACCACGCCGAGCCTTGGAGGCACACATGGAGGGCTACGAGGTCGCCTCGATGGCCGAGGCGGCCGAGAAAGGCGACATCTTCGTGACGACGACGGGCAACCGCGATGTCATCGTCGAAGAGCACTTCGAGGCCATGCAGGACGGCGTCGTCCTCGCGAACGCCGGTCACTTCAACGTCGAAATCGACCTCGACGGCCTCGACGAGATGGCGGTCGGCCGCCGAGAGGTGCGGGACGGCGTCGAGGAGTTCGAACTGCCCGACGGCCGACGCATCAACGTCCTCGCAGACGGGCGGTTGGTCAACCTCGCCTCGCCGGTCGCGATGGGCCATCCCGTCGAAGTGATGGACCAGAGCTTCGGGGTGCAGGCGGTCTGTGTCCGCGAGATGGTCGAGAACAGCGACGCCTACGACGCGGGCGTCCACGAGGTGCCCGACGACCTCGACCGCGAGGTCGCCGAAATCAAACTCGAAGCCGAAGGCATCGAGATAGACGAACTGACCGCCGAACAGACCGAGTACATGGACAGCTGGCAGCACGGGACCTGA
- the pheS gene encoding phenylalanine--tRNA ligase subunit alpha: MRLPETQVALLEAASATETKTVAQLAEELGEDATAVTRAAFELEDAGLLAVDEHVAEDVHLTDEGEMYREDGLPELRLYEAAIDAGADDDPVPMGELIGAAGLEGPEVDIALSNFARKGLGRIDSGEVIVDTTEGPDVDPDADPETEALEAIAAGNAGYTDPGILDRLETRGLIERTETTVRSVTLTDEGVTAMMEGVEVAETVSAVTPELLTSGEWEEVEFTEYNVEADAETVHGGKEHILRQTANRVKDVLVGMGFQEMEGPHADAEFWINDCLFMPQDHPARTHWDQFGLDVPPMEGLPEDLLEAVESAHRDGVGEDGDGYHSPWATDVARQVDLRGHTTSLSMRYLSGEQVGDLEPPQRYFSVEKVYRNDTLDPTHLLEFFQIEGWVMAEDLSVRDLMGTFTEFYEQFGITDIEFKPHYNPYTEPSFELFGKHPETGELIEIGNSGIFREEVLSPLGVECDVMAWGLALERLLMLMYGFEDIRDVHGTLCDLELLRNVEVVH, from the coding sequence ATGAGATTGCCCGAAACGCAGGTCGCGCTGCTGGAAGCCGCCAGCGCGACCGAAACGAAAACGGTTGCACAGCTCGCCGAGGAACTCGGCGAAGACGCCACGGCCGTCACACGGGCCGCCTTCGAACTCGAAGACGCCGGCCTGCTCGCGGTCGACGAACACGTCGCCGAGGACGTCCACCTCACCGACGAAGGTGAGATGTACCGCGAGGACGGCCTGCCCGAACTCCGCCTGTACGAGGCCGCCATCGACGCCGGTGCCGACGACGACCCCGTTCCGATGGGCGAACTCATCGGGGCGGCCGGCCTCGAGGGCCCCGAAGTCGACATCGCGCTGTCGAACTTCGCCCGGAAGGGACTGGGCCGAATCGACAGCGGTGAGGTAATCGTCGATACCACAGAGGGGCCGGACGTCGACCCCGACGCCGACCCCGAGACGGAGGCGCTGGAGGCTATCGCCGCGGGCAACGCCGGATACACCGACCCCGGAATCCTCGACCGACTGGAGACCCGCGGCCTCATCGAGCGCACGGAGACGACCGTCCGGAGCGTCACGCTGACCGACGAGGGCGTTACCGCGATGATGGAGGGCGTCGAGGTCGCCGAGACGGTCAGCGCAGTCACGCCCGAACTGCTGACCTCCGGGGAGTGGGAAGAGGTAGAGTTCACCGAGTACAACGTCGAAGCCGACGCCGAAACGGTCCACGGCGGGAAGGAACACATCCTGCGTCAGACCGCAAACCGCGTGAAGGACGTACTGGTCGGGATGGGCTTTCAGGAGATGGAGGGCCCTCACGCCGACGCGGAGTTCTGGATTAACGACTGTCTGTTCATGCCCCAGGACCATCCCGCCCGCACCCACTGGGACCAGTTCGGCCTCGACGTGCCGCCGATGGAAGGCCTCCCCGAGGACCTCCTGGAAGCAGTCGAGTCGGCCCACCGCGACGGCGTCGGGGAGGACGGCGACGGCTATCACTCGCCGTGGGCGACCGACGTGGCCCGACAGGTCGACCTTCGGGGACACACCACCTCGCTGTCGATGCGGTATCTCTCCGGCGAACAGGTCGGCGACCTCGAACCGCCACAGCGGTACTTCAGCGTCGAGAAGGTGTATCGCAACGACACCCTCGACCCGACGCACCTGCTTGAGTTCTTCCAAATCGAGGGATGGGTGATGGCCGAGGACCTCTCGGTGCGGGATTTGATGGGGACGTTCACGGAGTTCTACGAGCAGTTCGGCATCACCGACATCGAGTTCAAACCTCACTACAACCCCTACACGGAGCCGTCCTTCGAGTTGTTCGGCAAACACCCCGAGACGGGCGAACTCATCGAAATCGGCAACTCCGGTATCTTCCGCGAGGAGGTGCTGTCGCCGCTCGGCGTCGAGTGTGACGTGATGGCGTGGGGACTCGCGTTAGAGCGACTGCTCATGTTGATGTACGGCTTCGAGGACATTCGCGACGTCCACGGGACGCTGTGTGACCTCGAGCTGTTGCGGAACGTGGAGGTGGTTCACTGA
- a CDS encoding tRNA ligase subunit PheS family protein, whose translation MPVVDVDPEELRQLTGHDEKSDEELKDDLFALGLEYEGETEDGEFQLEFAPDRLDRLSVEGVARSLRYQYGDDRGVYVPKTNDTEWTIEVDESVPEERPYVTGAVVRGVDLDADELDSLIQLQEKLHATMGRKRAKGAIGVHDLTMLKGHPGDDPGEKSIVYRGVEPDGDTFVPLDDDEERTPAEVLVEHDTGEQYAPLVEGLERYPAIYDDIGLFSFPPVINGKRTEVEEGSRDLFIEMTGTDQWTIDKMCAIVCYALDARGGRIEEVTVEYPDRELTRPDLSTTSKTVSHERIETTLGIDIAGEDVVDLLERAGLDAETSDEEDSDDDAVELEDVPTQRLESRSEPDVTDSSGVDSSGELVYEVEIPPYRVDVLHPMDIVDDVGRAYGFNDLEPRYPDVSTVGGRHETSRLEDAARDALVGLGFEDLLNFHMTNEAELFERMSLSPDDEALGARDPATITEPYSEDYTVVRTWALPSLLMVLENNTHRAYPQDLAEIGLVAGADTAEPTNVAEGRSVAGVVARTDASYEDAKARLQAIARAFDAELETPPTEHPSFISGRTAEVVLDGESVGVIGEVHPVVLVEHDLEVPVAGFEFDLNGLR comes from the coding sequence ATGCCCGTCGTCGATGTCGACCCCGAGGAACTGCGGCAACTGACGGGCCACGACGAGAAGAGCGACGAGGAACTGAAAGACGACCTCTTCGCGCTCGGCCTCGAGTACGAGGGTGAAACCGAGGACGGCGAGTTCCAACTGGAGTTCGCGCCGGACCGACTCGACCGCCTCTCGGTGGAGGGCGTCGCCCGATCGCTGCGGTACCAGTACGGCGACGACCGCGGCGTCTACGTCCCGAAAACCAACGACACGGAGTGGACCATCGAAGTCGACGAGAGTGTCCCCGAGGAACGGCCCTACGTCACCGGTGCCGTCGTCCGCGGGGTCGACCTCGACGCCGACGAACTCGACTCGCTCATTCAACTGCAGGAGAAACTCCACGCGACGATGGGCCGCAAGCGGGCGAAAGGCGCCATCGGCGTCCACGACCTGACGATGCTGAAGGGGCATCCCGGAGACGACCCCGGCGAGAAATCCATCGTCTACCGTGGGGTCGAACCGGACGGCGACACGTTCGTCCCGCTGGACGACGACGAAGAGCGGACGCCCGCTGAGGTGCTCGTCGAACACGACACCGGCGAGCAGTACGCGCCGCTCGTGGAAGGATTGGAGCGGTATCCGGCCATCTACGACGACATCGGGCTGTTCTCGTTCCCGCCGGTCATCAACGGCAAGCGGACGGAAGTCGAGGAGGGGTCTCGGGACCTCTTCATCGAGATGACCGGCACCGACCAGTGGACCATCGACAAGATGTGTGCCATCGTCTGCTACGCGCTGGACGCCCGCGGCGGGCGAATCGAGGAGGTGACCGTCGAGTACCCCGACCGCGAACTCACTCGTCCCGACCTCTCGACGACTTCGAAGACCGTCTCCCACGAGCGCATCGAGACGACGCTCGGCATCGACATCGCCGGCGAGGACGTCGTCGACCTACTCGAACGGGCCGGGTTGGACGCCGAAACGTCGGACGAGGAAGATTCCGACGACGATGCGGTCGAACTGGAGGACGTACCGACCCAACGGCTGGAATCGAGGTCCGAACCCGATGTCACGGACTCGTCGGGCGTAGACTCCTCCGGTGAACTGGTCTACGAGGTCGAGATACCGCCGTACCGCGTCGACGTGCTCCATCCGATGGACATCGTCGACGACGTGGGACGAGCGTACGGATTCAACGACCTCGAACCGCGGTATCCTGACGTGTCGACGGTAGGTGGCCGCCACGAAACATCCAGACTTGAGGACGCCGCACGCGACGCGCTGGTCGGGTTGGGCTTCGAGGACCTGCTCAACTTCCATATGACCAACGAGGCGGAGTTGTTCGAGCGGATGTCGCTGTCACCCGACGACGAGGCGCTCGGCGCTCGGGACCCGGCGACCATCACCGAACCGTACAGCGAGGACTACACCGTCGTCCGGACATGGGCGCTGCCGTCGCTTCTGATGGTGCTGGAGAACAACACCCACCGGGCCTACCCGCAGGACCTCGCCGAAATCGGCCTCGTCGCCGGCGCTGACACCGCGGAACCGACGAACGTCGCCGAAGGCCGCTCCGTCGCGGGCGTCGTCGCCCGCACCGACGCCTCCTACGAGGACGCCAAGGCGCGTCTGCAGGCCATCGCGCGGGCGTTCGACGCCGAGTTGGAGACGCCGCCGACGGAGCATCCCTCCTTCATTTCCGGACGCACCGCCGAAGTCGTCCTCGATGGCGAGTCGGTCGGCGTCATCGGCGAAGTCCACCCTGTCGTGTTGGTCGAACACGACCTCGAAGTGCCGGTTGCCGGCTTCGAGTTCGATTTGAACGGACTGCGCTGA
- a CDS encoding SDR family NAD(P)-dependent oxidoreductase — translation MTERAALVTGAGGGIGRGIALELADDYAIAVNDIDEESARETAAEIRDDGGKAVAVPGDVADSEAVKAIVAETASELGPIEVLVNNAGIETVYPFVELPEDDWDRVLDVNLKGQFLLSQAVVKQMVADGIEGAVVNVSSYHDTIPRTEKMHYDVSKAGVKMLTKDMALELAEYGINVNCVAPGVIESPMNAEILASEERTETMHERVPWGRMGTPEDVANVVAFLVSDAASYLTGVRIPVDGGLRLDPCY, via the coding sequence ATGACCGAACGTGCTGCACTCGTTACTGGTGCAGGCGGCGGAATCGGACGGGGTATCGCACTGGAACTCGCCGACGACTACGCCATCGCCGTCAACGACATCGACGAGGAGTCGGCCCGCGAGACGGCCGCGGAAATCCGAGACGACGGCGGTAAAGCGGTTGCCGTTCCCGGCGATGTGGCCGACAGCGAGGCAGTCAAGGCCATCGTCGCCGAGACGGCTTCGGAACTCGGCCCCATCGAGGTGCTCGTGAACAACGCCGGTATCGAGACGGTGTACCCGTTCGTGGAGTTGCCCGAGGACGACTGGGACCGCGTTCTCGACGTGAACCTGAAGGGGCAGTTCCTCCTGAGTCAAGCCGTCGTCAAGCAGATGGTCGCCGACGGTATCGAGGGTGCCGTCGTCAACGTCTCCAGTTACCACGACACCATCCCGCGGACCGAAAAGATGCACTACGACGTCTCGAAGGCGGGCGTGAAGATGCTCACGAAGGATATGGCCTTGGAGTTGGCCGAGTACGGCATCAACGTCAACTGTGTCGCCCCGGGCGTCATCGAGTCGCCGATGAACGCCGAGATACTGGCCTCCGAAGAACGGACCGAGACGATGCACGAACGCGTTCCGTGGGGGCGGATGGGAACGCCCGAGGACGTGGCTAACGTCGTGGCATTTCTGGTTTCCGATGCCGCGTCGTATCTCACTGGCGTCCGGATTCCAGTTGACGGCGGCTTGCGGTTGGACCCCTGTTACTGA
- a CDS encoding quinone-dependent dihydroorotate dehydrogenase — MRLYDLAKPILFQLDAETAHRSVHELLGAIEGTAVERLLADHYTVVDSRLSIEAFGQRFNNPVGVAAGFDKNAEIPRTLAALGFGHVEVGGVTAEPQAGNPRPRMFRLPEDQALINRMGFNNDGADIVGERLEATDCKVPVGVNIGKSKSAPNDEAEADYRYTFERVREGGDYFVVNVSSPNTPGLRELQQRDRLESILGTLQDAGASPLLVKLSPNLTDAATEDALAVVDDLDLDGVIATNTSTDRPASLRGEAADEEGGLSGKPIEEKATSMVRFVAERTDKPVVGVGGVTDAEGAYRKIRNGASVVQLYTGLIYEGPAIARDINRGLLELLERDSFDSVEDAVGADL; from the coding sequence ATGCGTCTCTACGACCTGGCGAAACCGATTCTGTTTCAGCTAGACGCCGAAACCGCCCACCGAAGCGTCCACGAACTCCTCGGCGCCATCGAGGGAACGGCCGTCGAGCGGTTGCTTGCCGACCATTACACCGTCGTCGACTCCCGACTCTCCATCGAGGCCTTCGGCCAGCGCTTCAACAACCCGGTCGGTGTCGCCGCCGGCTTCGACAAGAACGCCGAGATACCCCGCACGCTCGCGGCACTCGGCTTCGGTCACGTCGAGGTGGGCGGCGTCACCGCCGAGCCGCAGGCGGGCAATCCACGGCCTCGGATGTTCCGACTCCCGGAGGACCAAGCCCTCATCAACCGCATGGGATTCAACAACGACGGCGCCGACATCGTCGGCGAACGCCTCGAAGCCACCGACTGCAAGGTACCCGTGGGCGTCAACATCGGCAAGTCGAAATCGGCCCCGAACGACGAGGCCGAAGCCGACTACCGCTACACCTTCGAGCGCGTCCGCGAGGGCGGCGACTACTTCGTCGTCAACGTCTCCTCGCCGAACACCCCCGGACTCCGCGAACTCCAACAGCGCGACCGCCTCGAATCCATCCTCGGGACGCTACAGGACGCCGGCGCCTCGCCGCTGTTGGTGAAACTCTCGCCGAACCTCACCGACGCCGCCACGGAGGACGCCCTGGCCGTTGTCGACGACCTCGATTTGGACGGCGTCATCGCGACCAACACCTCCACGGACCGCCCCGCCTCGCTCAGGGGCGAAGCCGCCGACGAAGAGGGCGGCCTCTCCGGAAAGCCGATCGAGGAGAAAGCGACGAGCATGGTCCGGTTCGTCGCCGAGCGCACCGACAAACCCGTCGTCGGCGTCGGCGGCGTCACCGATGCAGAGGGCGCCTACCGGAAGATACGCAACGGCGCCAGCGTCGTCCAGTTGTACACCGGCCTCATCTACGAGGGACCCGCCATCGCACGCGACATCAACCGCGGGCTCCTCGAGTTGCTCGAACGGGACAGCTTCGACTCCGTCGAAGACGCCGTCGGCGCCGACCTCTGA
- a CDS encoding non-histone chromosomal MC1 family protein encodes MARDDDGKRNFALRDQTGNETSVFSGRTPRQAALKAARRLDPADSEQHAEHKELRLREKGTKKVHIYDGWAWEEESPSDSPDWMPEEITEANVSKQGIEHLEEI; translated from the coding sequence ATGGCACGTGACGACGATGGCAAGCGAAACTTCGCGCTTCGAGACCAGACAGGTAACGAGACGAGTGTGTTCTCCGGTCGGACGCCTCGGCAGGCGGCACTGAAGGCGGCACGCCGACTTGACCCGGCGGACAGCGAGCAACACGCCGAGCACAAAGAGCTTCGACTCCGGGAGAAGGGGACGAAGAAGGTCCACATCTACGACGGGTGGGCGTGGGAAGAGGAGTCCCCGAGTGACAGTCCGGACTGGATGCCTGAGGAGATAACCGAGGCCAACGTCTCAAAGCAGGGCATCGAACACCTCGAAGAAATCTAA
- a CDS encoding acyl-CoA dehydrogenase family protein, giving the protein MTVSQSSQPGFEETQELEMIRQTARDIASDYDDDYWLEVSEGREPTEFWNDCADAGFLGAAIPTEYGGEGMGFWELSAIVEELCANGCLGAEMLFVVNVCFGGITLTENGSEEQKEEWLPGICDGSVNFAMALTEPDAGHNAPNMTTFAEEDGDEYVVDGTKQWISGVDVADQMLLVARTSPKDDSAKMQGVTLFLVDPDDPAIEARELDVGIPTPEKQFELSFDGYRAHEEDIIGTKGMGLYQLFDTVNPERLLGASGAIGVGKCAINRSVDYANEREVFDQPIGAHQGIQHPIADSWAKLQSAGLLVRKAAWMVDNESNPKKTAEVSNMAKLRATEVGHDATDVAVQTHGGNGFSRDYTVIEMWKGSRLGKVAPGSTEMMRNHVAEHTLGLPRSY; this is encoded by the coding sequence ATGACGGTATCACAATCCTCACAGCCGGGGTTCGAAGAGACCCAAGAGTTGGAGATGATTCGACAGACGGCCCGCGATATCGCGTCGGATTACGACGACGACTACTGGCTCGAGGTTTCCGAGGGGCGAGAACCGACGGAGTTCTGGAACGACTGTGCCGACGCGGGATTCCTCGGTGCCGCGATTCCCACCGAGTACGGCGGCGAGGGAATGGGTTTCTGGGAGCTGTCCGCCATCGTCGAGGAGCTGTGTGCCAACGGCTGTCTCGGTGCGGAGATGCTGTTCGTCGTCAACGTCTGCTTCGGTGGCATCACCCTCACCGAGAACGGGAGCGAAGAGCAAAAAGAAGAGTGGCTTCCGGGCATCTGTGACGGTTCCGTGAACTTCGCGATGGCGCTGACAGAACCCGACGCCGGTCACAACGCGCCGAACATGACGACGTTCGCAGAGGAAGACGGCGACGAGTACGTCGTCGACGGGACGAAACAGTGGATTTCCGGCGTCGACGTGGCCGACCAGATGCTGCTCGTCGCCCGAACGTCGCCGAAGGACGACTCCGCGAAGATGCAGGGGGTCACCCTGTTCCTCGTCGACCCCGACGACCCGGCTATCGAAGCGCGAGAACTCGACGTGGGTATCCCGACGCCCGAAAAACAGTTCGAACTGTCGTTCGACGGTTACCGCGCCCACGAGGAGGACATCATCGGGACGAAGGGCATGGGTCTGTACCAGTTGTTCGATACGGTCAACCCCGAGCGACTCCTCGGTGCTTCCGGCGCCATCGGTGTCGGCAAGTGCGCTATCAACCGCTCAGTCGATTACGCCAACGAACGTGAAGTCTTCGACCAGCCCATCGGTGCCCACCAGGGCATCCAACACCCAATCGCCGACTCGTGGGCGAAACTGCAGTCCGCGGGGCTTCTCGTCCGGAAGGCCGCTTGGATGGTCGACAACGAATCCAACCCGAAGAAGACCGCCGAAGTGTCGAACATGGCGAAACTTCGCGCCACCGAAGTCGGTCACGACGCCACCGACGTGGCGGTCCAGACCCACGGTGGAAACGGCTTCTCGCGTGACTACACCGTCATCGAGATGTGGAAGGGCTCCCGGCTCGGGAAGGTCGCTCCGGGCTCGACCGAGATGATGCGCAACCACGTCGCCGAACACACGCTGGGGCTGCCCCGCAGTTACTGA